The window atgggacccacccactaacCCAGTGAGCCCCatcattgaggtgggcccactaCTACCTTCCTTTGAAATAGCAATTAGACCAGAGGAAAGGAGggaataaaatttcaaataccaTTCACTGAGTAGATTGTCCGCTCATTAAAACCATGTTCGGTGAAATTTCATAAATCCAGATCCAATGAACCCAAATCCAGATTCAAGAAAAACtgaagggtgcgtttggttgtatcaaatatcatgaaattgcatGATtttatcagtctaatttggtagttggtgcaaccaaacgctcCCAAATTCTTTTCTTCCTAGAGCAGGGAAGTTCAATAGAATTCAGATATCCcaaacaagagaagaagaagaagaagaagaaaaagtacaCAAAAACAATAATTCAGTAAAAATTTCTGTATTTGTATTCATTTGAAATGGGAGAATCAACACAATGAAAATCCAAAGAAGATAATGAGGAATCAAAAGATTCAGAACCATTCATCCTACTATCTTGAGACCCATCTGCATTCCcgccctttctttttcttctgcaCGCCAACTCCTCTATCGAATTAAGAACATGATCGATGCTCCCATCTCGATCAGATGCTTTGGATTGGCATTGCTGAAATGGCAATAAGAAAACTGATTTTGATTCAGAAGGGCTTGCGATCTCCTTCCCCTGAATCTGAGATGAATTCGAATTCTCGTCTCTTTGACCATCTCTCATCATCTTATCTAACAAAATTAGCAAAGAATCCTCTTCTTCCACTGGAGAAACAGAGGGCTCTGCTCCTCTAACATCAACCCAATCATCGTCCCAAGATGATGAATCTGGTGGCGGCCCTGTTGCCAGCTGGCGAACCCGATCAACCAGAGATGATGGGTCCAATTCCCCTTCATTGAAAGACTCTGAATCAGAACAGAGAGAAGGCATCGAAGAATGCAGCGACGACACCCATGGAGGAAAATCGAACATGCTCCTCGGAGAAGAAGTGGCTTTCAAAGCTGACAACGCACCATGTCCTTCAATCATCTCCTCCACGATGAAGGGATGATTGAGAAGcatctcagccgtccatctgttcgcCGGATCCCTAACGAAACACTTCCCCAAGAAATCCCTCCCTTCATCCGACAACATCCTAGGAATCTCCGGCAATTCATCGCCGAACCCAATCCGGAACAGAACACCGCTCACATCAGCATTCTTCGTGCACCTCCACGCCGGCTTCCCGGCGATCATCTCCGACACCACACATCCTAGCGACCAGACATCCGACGGCGCTTCATACTCGCTCCGGGCCACCGACTCCGGCGCCATATACAAAGGGGTCCCACGCAAGCAGATCTTCCCATCTTCCATCTTCTCCCCGCACTTCTTCGCTAGCCCGAAATCGGCAATCTTAACCTCAGAATCAGAAGAAACCAGAATATTGCGAGGCTTAATATCGCAATGAACGTAGCCCTTCTTATGCACGAAATCAAGCCCCTTCAGAATCGACCGCGCGTAACGCCGGACGTCAGATTCCGGCAATCTTCCGATGCCGGAGCAGGTGAGACGATCGGCAAGGGTTCCGCCGGAGACGTACTCTAGCAAGAGGTTGTAGAGTGTTTGGCCGTCTTCGGTGGTGGTGTCGTCGCCAAAACAGCGGAGGATTTGGGGGCAATCTTGTAATTGTGATAAAATCACGCTCTCTTTCTTGAGGGAAGACGATTGGGAGAGGAGGGTAGATTTTACGGCTATGATTGGAGGGATGTCTACCTGTGATTTGCAGAAGGGAGTAGCTAAATTCACGGTGCCGAAACTACCCCTGCCGACGATTGCTCCTCTCACCCACTTCATTGTTGCTGTTCCGCTCTTTGCTTCTGCTCGAAGCTTTCTCACTTCTCTTTCTTTCAAAAATCACAATAGCCTACAACTACTGTCCTTTTAGTTTCTCTTTTAAATAGGATGATTTTGGAGCACGTGGGAGGTAAGGGTATTCGCAGCTCTTTCTTATTTCGCTCGGATCTCTTTCCTATTTGCCGCGTCAGCCAATGTGATCTCGACACGTGTCTGTTTgggatttacgacggattttcgggaggcggatttcctgcgaaagcctttcgcaggaagttcctgcgcaaggatctgggtgggacccactacaatgtatgtgagaaatccattccgtccatccgttttgagatctcattttagggcgtgtgaaaaaaaatgaggcggataaaaaactcaagtgggtcacacgagagggaaaattagggaaagaaatttctaccgttgaaatcttcccagtctccaccttgatgtttatatgttatctaaaccgtttataaggtcattgtcaatgggattaagtgaaaaaaccaaaaatatagactgatacaataattttttgggcatacgaatgcttcaacggtgctcattgaatgatcactgtttcctctcgtgtgcccCATTTTAGTTCTATATACATCTAATTTTTCATCTCAAGTccttaaatgatctcgaaaaacggatggacggattggatttatcaaaaacatgtctgtgggccccacctagcatccttgcgcaggaacttcctgcgaaaggctttcgcaggaaatccgcgtcctttccTATTTGCCGCGTCAGCCAATGTGATCTCGGCACGTGTCTGTTTGGGATTTACGGCGGATTTTCGAGTGATTTACGCGGACTTTGAAGGGATGAGACTTACCAGCATCAGAGAGCCGTGTGGGGCCACCCATATGTTcgcgtaaaatccactccgtccatcagtttgtaAAGTTCATGTTATGTtaacatatttaaaaaaataagccagatcaaaggcttaagtgggccacggcACAAGAAAAGTGGggactgaatgcccaccattgaaaccttattgggcccacagaagttgttTATGAGGCTGATTTTCTCCTCTGTCTCTTCATCCATGTGAGAATCacgttatgaacgggttggatggcggcACGTGAACATCATAGTAAACCCtgaaaagatttcaacggtgggcatacATTTCATTTGTGAATTCCTTCCTATCCATATAATCACCTCTCAGGTGGGACATTTCTACCATAATCCTAGCCATGGATCCCACAGGGGCTCACCCACTGATCATACATCCATCGATCCGGTCCATCGCTAGCAATATTACCTTGATCAGACCCACGATTGAAGGGCTATGATCATGTAGAGTGTGACTTTTAGTCCACGGCCCACTCAAACTGGCTTTCCGTTGATGGTAAACAAATAAATAGAGGATTGCTATGATATTCTAATTCACACACTTGGGCCAATCCAATTAACGGTTTAGATCAAGAAGA is drawn from Magnolia sinica isolate HGM2019 chromosome 5, MsV1, whole genome shotgun sequence and contains these coding sequences:
- the LOC131245663 gene encoding mitogen-activated protein kinase kinase kinase 20-like, whose amino-acid sequence is MKWVRGAIVGRGSFGTVNLATPFCKSQVDIPPIIAVKSTLLSQSSSLKKESVILSQLQDCPQILRCFGDDTTTEDGQTLYNLLLEYVSGGTLADRLTCSGIGRLPESDVRRYARSILKGLDFVHKKGYVHCDIKPRNILVSSDSEVKIADFGLAKKCGEKMEDGKICLRGTPLYMAPESVARSEYEAPSDVWSLGCVVSEMIAGKPAWRCTKNADVSGVLFRIGFGDELPEIPRMLSDEGRDFLGKCFVRDPANRWTAEMLLNHPFIVEEMIEGHGALSALKATSSPRSMFDFPPWVSSLHSSMPSLCSDSESFNEGELDPSSLVDRVRQLATGPPPDSSSWDDDWVDVRGAEPSVSPVEEEDSLLILLDKMMRDGQRDENSNSSQIQGKEIASPSESKSVFLLPFQQCQSKASDRDGSIDHVLNSIEELACRRKRKGGNADGSQDSRMNGSESFDSSLSSLDFHCVDSPISNEYKYRNFY